Proteins from a single region of Pirellulales bacterium:
- the lepB gene encoding signal peptidase I: MARKKTNTFVPRGAQTAPVKVPKTATPAVHARHAKTPPVDGTREMIEAIAFALILAFLFRTFAGQAFVIPTGSMGPTLMGRNKDLVCPECGHEYRVGASSEVNQATGAIMPDWLVESVTCPNCRYTASVFEDPHTNTLPKEVYPSYGGDRLWVSNATYEVADPLRFDVAVFKNPEQARENYIKRIVGLPGETVRIESGNLFIKGPGEADFEIARKEPKKILAVMQTVYDHDQPAARLEAWGWPARWHSTDEGNAWVAEPEQHSFTTQGQGGAESWLRYRHLPASFDDWKQLEAGNALARQPRPQLITDFCAYDTGSPSPEYPHFEPSPRSLGLHWVGDLILEAEIELLGEEGEVVFELVEAGRRFQARIDLATGKATLRDSQNEKFAPTAATSISGRGLHEVRFANVDDKLWLWIDGNVVEFDTPTTYVAPPAERPTPDDLAPAGIASKGAELRVRHLRLSRDLYYIATRIDGGAYAQNLMAITDFDANPYLFGAERLTERKLADFMSNPEQWESFDRRRRVEFGPLADDQFFALGDNSPNSSDSRYWSDHYFERDLLIGKAFFVYWPHAWPTPWHVSLRPLGFDWQVPFYPDVRRMRLIH; this comes from the coding sequence ATGGCTCGTAAGAAGACCAATACGTTCGTGCCGCGGGGGGCGCAGACGGCCCCGGTCAAGGTTCCCAAGACGGCCACTCCAGCGGTCCACGCCAGACACGCTAAAACCCCCCCGGTCGATGGCACCCGCGAGATGATCGAGGCGATCGCCTTCGCCCTGATTCTTGCCTTTTTGTTCCGGACCTTTGCCGGGCAGGCCTTCGTGATTCCCACCGGCTCGATGGGGCCGACCTTGATGGGGCGCAACAAGGATCTCGTCTGCCCCGAATGCGGGCACGAGTATCGCGTCGGGGCCAGCAGCGAGGTGAACCAGGCGACGGGCGCGATTATGCCCGACTGGCTCGTCGAATCGGTTACCTGCCCCAACTGCCGCTACACGGCCAGCGTCTTCGAGGACCCCCACACGAATACGCTGCCCAAGGAAGTCTATCCGTCCTATGGGGGCGACCGGCTGTGGGTCTCGAACGCCACCTATGAAGTGGCCGATCCGTTGCGGTTCGACGTCGCGGTGTTCAAGAATCCCGAGCAGGCCCGAGAAAACTACATCAAGCGCATCGTCGGGTTGCCGGGCGAGACGGTGCGGATCGAATCGGGCAACTTGTTCATCAAGGGGCCCGGTGAAGCCGATTTCGAGATCGCGCGCAAGGAGCCTAAGAAGATCCTGGCCGTGATGCAGACCGTGTACGACCACGATCAACCGGCGGCGCGTCTCGAGGCCTGGGGCTGGCCCGCCCGCTGGCACTCGACGGACGAAGGGAATGCCTGGGTCGCCGAGCCCGAGCAGCACAGCTTTACCACGCAGGGGCAAGGGGGAGCCGAGAGTTGGCTCCGCTATCGGCACCTTCCTGCCAGCTTCGACGATTGGAAGCAACTCGAGGCCGGCAACGCCTTGGCCCGGCAGCCGCGTCCGCAGTTGATTACCGACTTTTGCGCCTACGACACCGGCTCGCCCAGCCCCGAATACCCTCATTTCGAGCCCAGTCCCCGCTCGCTTGGCCTGCACTGGGTGGGGGATCTGATCCTCGAGGCTGAAATCGAATTGCTTGGCGAGGAGGGGGAGGTGGTGTTCGAACTGGTCGAGGCAGGGCGACGATTTCAGGCCCGGATCGACCTTGCCACCGGCAAGGCCACGCTGCGCGACTCGCAGAACGAAAAATTCGCTCCCACGGCCGCCACGTCGATCTCGGGTCGTGGCCTGCACGAGGTGCGATTCGCCAATGTCGACGACAAGCTGTGGCTTTGGATCGACGGCAACGTGGTCGAGTTCGACACCCCTACCACGTACGTGGCTCCGCCGGCGGAACGGCCCACGCCCGACGATCTCGCGCCGGCGGGCATCGCCTCGAAGGGTGCGGAACTGCGCGTGCGGCACCTGCGTCTCTCGCGCGACCTGTATTACATCGCTACCCGCATCGATGGTGGCGCGTATGCTCAGAATCTCATGGCAATCACCGATTTCGACGCCAATCCGTACCTGTTTGGGGCCGAACGGCTGACCGAGAGGAAGTTGGCCGATTTCATGTCGAATCCGGAGCAGTGGGAGAGCTTCGACCGGCGGCGGCGGGTCGAATTCGGTCCACTGGCCGACGATCAGTTCTTCGCCTTGGGAGACAACAGCCCCAACAGCAGCGACAGCCGCTATTGGAGCGACCACTATTTCGAGCGGGATCTCCTGATTGGTAAAGCCTTTTTCGTCTATTGGCCCCATGCCTGGCCTACCCCCTGGCACGTAAGCCTGCGTCCGTTGGGCTTCGACTGGCAGGTCCCCTTCTACCCCGACGTGCGTCGCATGCGGCTGATCCACTAA
- a CDS encoding PEP-CTERM sorting domain-containing protein — protein MKTLHIAIHRAKQFAPVAVRRMTYFAALMLATLGLAPPAQAAPVVLSDTGLNSSVTIDPTSQSGISSWVVDGVDHLYQQWFWLRIGSVGGEASLDTLVHNSLTDMIVANTNFTPGDDTLVARYYDPEPLSRFEVELRITLQAGAVGSNSASLTQQITVKNTSGAALPLRLFMFSDFDMNGTVDFDTVNITGGNTATQSDGETLIESQIVTTPAPWRYQADDRNDLLMLLNNATPTTLDNTATYAGPGDPAWAFQWNASIPDGGSFIISNSQSVQASFLVPEPATMGVALMGGLGLCGFAWRSRRHRRVAG, from the coding sequence ATGAAAACGTTGCACATTGCGATCCATCGCGCGAAGCAGTTCGCCCCCGTTGCTGTCCGGCGAATGACGTATTTCGCGGCGCTGATGTTGGCCACGTTGGGCCTCGCGCCGCCGGCTCAGGCAGCGCCCGTCGTGCTGAGCGACACGGGCCTCAATAGTAGCGTCACGATCGATCCCACCTCGCAGTCGGGCATTTCGAGTTGGGTCGTCGATGGCGTCGATCATCTCTACCAACAGTGGTTCTGGTTGCGCATCGGGTCGGTCGGCGGCGAAGCGTCTCTCGATACGCTCGTCCATAACAGTCTGACCGACATGATCGTGGCCAATACGAACTTCACGCCGGGCGACGACACGCTCGTCGCGCGCTACTACGATCCGGAGCCACTGAGCCGCTTCGAGGTCGAACTGCGCATCACGCTGCAGGCGGGGGCCGTCGGTTCGAACAGCGCGAGCCTGACGCAGCAGATCACGGTCAAGAACACGAGTGGCGCCGCGCTCCCCCTGCGGCTCTTCATGTTCTCCGACTTCGATATGAACGGTACCGTCGACTTCGATACCGTGAACATCACGGGAGGCAACACCGCCACGCAGAGCGATGGCGAAACCCTCATCGAATCGCAGATCGTGACGACGCCCGCCCCGTGGCGCTATCAGGCTGACGATCGCAACGACCTTTTGATGCTGCTCAACAACGCCACTCCCACTACGCTCGACAACACGGCCACCTACGCGGGGCCGGGCGATCCGGCCTGGGCCTTCCAGTGGAATGCCAGCATCCCGGATGGTGGCAGCTTCATCATCTCCAATTCGCAGAGCGTGCAGGCCTCTTTCCTGGTGCCGGAGCCGGCAACGATGGGCGTGGCCCTCATGGGCGGCTTGGGCTTGTGCGGCTTCGCCTGGCGGTCTCGTCGCCATCGACGCGTGGCCGGCTGA
- a CDS encoding glucosamine-6-phosphate isomerase: protein MARRESCVAPGWWDYTTLDEKLLADAAALTAEQVLQLSRPGFRVVAYDTLEDFYLAEALEYIDAWRQSTADNPVGLCGPIGPTEQLPLVARIVNDLELDIRSAHFWGMDEWFLDGREAPESHPLSFARADRELCFDRIDKKLRMSDAQLHFPKADPREYVASWEGVRCAVMQGGQGEVKHWAFNDPPRREGPWIDAPPPPSEYRQLGTRVVELHPMTLIQNARTSGGGNVAGVPSKAITVGPVETWKAERVSIWHAGTHDNPFGQRLTTLMISQGIADSAVPMSLLAEHPNVQFNFYRHGIGTCQAEMH, encoded by the coding sequence ATGGCGCGACGAGAAAGCTGCGTAGCACCGGGATGGTGGGATTACACGACGCTCGACGAGAAGCTGCTGGCCGACGCCGCGGCACTGACGGCGGAGCAGGTACTGCAGCTTTCCAGACCGGGTTTCCGCGTCGTGGCCTACGACACGCTCGAGGACTTTTATCTGGCCGAGGCGCTCGAGTACATCGACGCCTGGCGCCAATCGACCGCGGATAATCCCGTGGGCCTCTGCGGTCCCATCGGTCCGACCGAGCAATTGCCGCTCGTGGCGCGGATCGTGAACGATCTCGAGCTCGACATCCGCAGCGCGCACTTCTGGGGCATGGACGAATGGTTCCTCGATGGCCGCGAGGCACCGGAGAGCCACCCGTTGTCTTTTGCCCGCGCCGACCGCGAGCTTTGCTTCGACCGCATCGACAAGAAGCTCCGCATGAGCGACGCACAGCTCCATTTTCCCAAGGCCGACCCGCGCGAGTACGTGGCCAGTTGGGAGGGGGTGCGCTGCGCCGTGATGCAAGGGGGGCAGGGAGAAGTGAAGCACTGGGCCTTCAACGATCCCCCGCGCCGCGAGGGGCCGTGGATCGACGCGCCACCACCGCCGAGCGAGTATCGCCAGCTCGGCACGCGCGTCGTCGAACTGCACCCGATGACGCTGATTCAAAACGCACGCACCAGCGGCGGCGGCAATGTGGCGGGCGTTCCTTCCAAGGCGATCACCGTCGGGCCCGTCGAGACTTGGAAGGCTGAACGGGTGAGCATCTGGCACGCCGGCACGCACGACAACCCCTTCGGGCAGCGACTCACCACGCTGATGATCAGCCAGGGCATCGCCGACAGCGCCGTGCCGATGTCGCTGCTGGCCGAGCATCCCAACGTGCAGTTCAACTTCTACCGCCACGGCATCGGCACCTGCCAGGCGGAGATGCACTGA
- a CDS encoding sulfatase — MSRTRCATLLLFIFALTAGLRWTQAAEEGPERRPPNIVLLYTDDQRFDSIHALGNPVIETPALDRLVAEGTVFRNSFVTTAICCTSRASLFTGQYARRHGIHDFSTPLVPEALAETFPLQLRAAGYRTGFVGKWGVGNVMPEESYDYWRGFPGQGKFFDDDRPGLHLTDRQGEQALEFLDGCTAEQPFCLQVSFKAPHTEDPAQRQMPPSARYESLYEDSEMPIVPTANEESFARLPKFLQDSEARIRWAKLFDTPEKYQASVRDYFRLITGVDDVVGQVRARLAERGLAENTVIIFTADNGYCLGEHGLSGKWFMYEESIRVPLVIFDPRHAANERVAERDEMALNIDIAPTILELAGVPVPASMQGASLAPLVEGRRDVAWRDRWFYEHLFEHKGLPKSEGVRTERWKYVRFLLPDGRYEQLFDLRMDPREEQDLARDAKHAGRLEELRTACDTMLQRAE; from the coding sequence ATGAGTAGAACTCGCTGCGCCACGCTACTGCTATTTATCTTCGCCCTGACTGCGGGTTTGCGGTGGACGCAGGCCGCCGAGGAGGGACCGGAGCGCCGCCCGCCGAACATCGTGCTGCTCTACACCGACGACCAGCGGTTCGATTCGATCCACGCTCTGGGCAACCCGGTGATCGAGACGCCGGCGCTCGATCGACTGGTCGCCGAGGGGACGGTTTTCCGCAATTCGTTCGTCACGACGGCCATCTGCTGCACGAGCCGCGCCAGCCTGTTCACGGGGCAATACGCGCGGCGCCACGGCATTCACGATTTTTCCACTCCGCTCGTTCCTGAAGCGCTGGCCGAGACATTTCCGCTGCAATTGCGCGCGGCTGGCTATCGTACGGGCTTTGTCGGCAAGTGGGGGGTGGGCAATGTGATGCCCGAGGAGTCGTACGACTACTGGCGAGGTTTTCCAGGTCAAGGGAAGTTCTTCGACGACGATCGACCAGGACTGCATCTGACCGATCGGCAGGGAGAGCAGGCGCTCGAGTTCCTCGACGGCTGCACGGCCGAGCAACCCTTCTGCTTGCAGGTCAGCTTCAAGGCGCCTCACACCGAGGATCCGGCCCAGCGGCAAATGCCCCCGTCGGCGCGCTACGAGTCGCTGTACGAAGACAGCGAGATGCCGATCGTGCCGACGGCGAACGAGGAGTCCTTCGCGCGGCTGCCGAAGTTCTTGCAAGATTCCGAGGCGCGGATCCGCTGGGCGAAGCTGTTCGATACCCCGGAGAAGTATCAGGCCTCGGTGCGAGATTACTTCCGGCTAATCACCGGCGTGGACGACGTGGTCGGTCAGGTCCGGGCGCGGTTGGCCGAACGCGGACTGGCCGAGAACACGGTCATCATCTTCACGGCCGATAACGGTTATTGCCTCGGCGAGCACGGACTGTCTGGCAAGTGGTTCATGTACGAGGAGTCGATCCGCGTGCCGCTGGTGATCTTCGATCCGCGCCACGCGGCGAACGAGCGGGTCGCCGAGCGCGACGAGATGGCGCTCAATATCGACATCGCGCCAACGATCCTCGAGTTGGCTGGCGTACCCGTGCCCGCGTCGATGCAGGGGGCGAGCCTGGCGCCGCTCGTCGAAGGGAGGCGCGATGTCGCCTGGCGCGATCGCTGGTTCTACGAGCACCTGTTCGAACACAAGGGCCTGCCCAAGAGCGAGGGCGTGCGCACCGAACGGTGGAAGTACGTGCGATTTCTGCTGCCGGACGGACGCTACGAGCAGTTGTTCGATCTGCGGATGGATCCGCGTGAAGAGCAGGATCTGGCGCGCGACGCGAAACATGCCGGTCGCCTCGAAGAACTGCGCACCGCATGCGATACGATGCTCCAGCGCGCGGAATAG
- a CDS encoding DUF1501 domain-containing protein produces the protein MARRTACHNFQELERGAVPRRELLRAGSLGLLGLSLPGLLAGRARALANESAAKNTAASSFGRAKACILLFMWGGPAQQDTWDMKPDAPEDFRGEFSPIATNVPGISICEHFPCLAGHVDKLAIVRSMTHGDVNHTTATHFLLTGQPPPVSDDLALDWPHLGSVLAKLGHGRGVLPPFVSMRPKLENDVPRFVEQSHGQFSGWLGKAFDPLTIDHDPSRADYHVADFDRRPEITAARLDDRRALVSSIDEQRRLFATDDRVAAMSQHYARAFDILDSSAGGEAFDLTREPVKVRERYGMNPHGQSVLQARRLVERGVPLVTIFWPSDGIKNVSVYWDTHSRNFIDLKERLMPPADQAFSALLEDLGQRGMLDETLVVWTGEFGRTPRVGQRNSDAGAGADGRDHWPGCFSTVLAGGGIRGGITYGSSDRYAAYPASLPTRPVDLISTVYHCLGVPNDLVLHDSQGRPLVVCPGSPIRDLLA, from the coding sequence ATGGCGCGACGAACTGCCTGCCATAACTTCCAAGAACTCGAACGCGGCGCCGTGCCGCGGCGCGAGTTGTTGCGCGCCGGGAGCCTGGGCCTCCTCGGACTATCGCTGCCGGGCCTGTTGGCGGGGCGCGCGCGGGCGCTGGCCAATGAGAGCGCCGCCAAAAACACCGCCGCGTCGAGCTTCGGCCGCGCGAAGGCGTGCATCCTGCTCTTCATGTGGGGTGGGCCGGCGCAGCAAGACACCTGGGACATGAAGCCCGACGCCCCGGAGGATTTTCGCGGCGAGTTCTCCCCCATCGCGACGAACGTGCCGGGTATCTCGATCTGCGAACACTTTCCATGCCTGGCTGGCCACGTCGACAAGCTGGCGATCGTGCGCTCGATGACGCATGGCGACGTAAACCACACGACCGCCACGCACTTTCTGCTCACCGGCCAGCCGCCCCCCGTGTCGGACGATCTTGCGCTTGATTGGCCCCATCTCGGCTCGGTGCTGGCCAAGCTCGGCCACGGACGGGGAGTACTGCCGCCGTTCGTCTCGATGCGCCCCAAGCTCGAGAACGACGTGCCGCGCTTCGTCGAGCAGAGCCACGGCCAGTTCTCCGGCTGGCTGGGCAAGGCGTTCGATCCCCTCACGATCGACCACGACCCCAGCCGCGCCGATTACCACGTGGCCGACTTCGACCGCCGGCCGGAGATCACCGCGGCAAGGCTCGACGATCGCCGCGCGCTCGTGTCGTCGATCGACGAACAGCGACGGCTGTTTGCCACCGACGATCGCGTGGCGGCCATGTCGCAGCACTACGCCCGGGCGTTCGATATTCTCGACTCATCGGCCGGGGGCGAGGCGTTCGATCTCACGCGAGAACCGGTCAAAGTGCGCGAGCGCTACGGCATGAACCCACACGGTCAGTCAGTGCTGCAAGCACGGCGGTTGGTCGAGCGCGGCGTGCCGCTGGTGACGATCTTCTGGCCCAGCGATGGCATCAAGAACGTGAGCGTCTACTGGGACACGCACAGCCGCAATTTCATTGATCTCAAGGAGCGCTTGATGCCCCCCGCGGACCAGGCCTTCTCGGCATTGCTCGAGGATCTCGGCCAGCGCGGCATGCTCGACGAAACGCTCGTCGTCTGGACGGGGGAGTTTGGCCGCACGCCGCGCGTGGGGCAGCGCAACAGCGATGCCGGCGCCGGCGCCGACGGCCGCGATCACTGGCCCGGCTGCTTCAGCACGGTGCTGGCCGGCGGGGGCATTCGCGGGGGGATCACATACGGCTCGTCCGATCGCTACGCGGCGTATCCCGCTTCGCTGCCGACGCGGCCGGTCGATCTCATCTCGACGGTCTACCACTGCCTGGGCGTGCCGAACGATCTGGTGCTGCACGACTCGCAAGGCCGTCCGCTGGTGGTCTGCCCCGGCTCGCCCATACGTGACCTGCTCGCGTAG
- a CDS encoding SCP2 sterol-binding domain-containing protein, with translation MQIDNCKQIFDELPNRFNAAAAAGWNAKIQFNIAGPKGGNFVVNVDNGSLTTSEGTADSPTATINTNDDTWIGIVSGTTNPMTAFTLGQLKVQGNMGDVMKMQTLLKA, from the coding sequence ATGCAGATCGACAATTGCAAGCAGATCTTCGACGAACTCCCCAATCGTTTCAATGCCGCCGCGGCCGCGGGTTGGAACGCGAAGATCCAGTTCAACATCGCCGGCCCCAAGGGTGGCAACTTCGTGGTGAACGTCGACAACGGCAGCCTGACCACCAGCGAAGGCACCGCCGACAGCCCGACCGCCACGATCAACACGAACGACGACACCTGGATCGGCATCGTCAGTGGCACCACGAACCCGATGACCGCCTTCACGCTCGGCCAACTCAAGGTGCAAGGCAACATGGGGGACGTCATGAAGATGCAGACGCTGCTCAAGGCCTAG
- a CDS encoding FIST C-terminal domain-containing protein: protein MSTEVRTGQLRCAAAVSTQADTASAIEEACERALAELQAPPHLALVFVSPHHGPDFAPWAARLRARLGSAHVLGCTGETIVGGALELEERPALSVWLAHLPNVDVVPMHLTFERTPEGGSIIGWPERLDGEWPDDATLLLLAEPYSFPADVLLERLDEDRPGVQVIGGMASGGFQPGQNRLFLDGEELAEGAVAVLLSGALRVRSVVSQGCRPIGRPFVITKADRNIIVELSGRPALEQLSKLYGELPTADQLLIRQGLHVGTVINEYQETFQRGDFLVRNVIGSDPASGVIAVGDYVRVGQTVQFHIRDADTADEDLRELLARAREDAPAPPRGALLFSCNGRGTRMFPEPHHDAGAIQRDLAGLPLAGFFAQGELGPIGGRNFVHGFTASVALFEDAR, encoded by the coding sequence ATGAGTACCGAAGTCCGCACGGGTCAGCTTCGCTGCGCGGCTGCCGTTTCGACGCAGGCCGATACGGCCTCCGCGATCGAAGAGGCCTGCGAGCGCGCTCTGGCCGAACTGCAAGCGCCACCCCACCTGGCGCTCGTGTTCGTCTCACCGCATCACGGCCCCGATTTCGCCCCCTGGGCGGCGCGGCTGCGCGCGCGATTGGGAAGCGCGCACGTGCTGGGATGTACGGGCGAGACCATCGTCGGGGGCGCCCTCGAGCTCGAGGAACGCCCCGCGCTCTCCGTGTGGCTGGCGCATCTACCGAACGTGGACGTCGTGCCGATGCACCTGACCTTCGAACGCACACCCGAGGGGGGCTCGATCATCGGCTGGCCCGAGCGCCTGGATGGCGAGTGGCCCGACGACGCGACGCTCCTCTTGCTGGCCGAGCCGTACAGCTTTCCGGCCGATGTGCTCTTGGAGCGGCTCGACGAGGATCGACCGGGCGTCCAGGTTATCGGGGGCATGGCGAGCGGAGGGTTTCAACCCGGGCAGAACCGCTTATTTCTCGACGGCGAAGAGCTGGCCGAGGGGGCCGTCGCCGTGCTGCTGTCGGGGGCGCTGCGCGTGCGCAGTGTCGTCTCGCAGGGCTGCCGCCCCATCGGTCGCCCTTTTGTCATCACCAAAGCCGACCGCAATATCATCGTCGAGCTGAGCGGTCGTCCGGCGCTCGAGCAGTTGAGCAAACTCTACGGTGAGCTCCCCACGGCCGACCAACTCTTGATACGCCAAGGCCTGCACGTCGGCACGGTGATCAACGAGTACCAGGAAACGTTCCAGCGGGGCGATTTCCTGGTTCGTAACGTCATCGGCAGCGATCCGGCCAGTGGCGTCATCGCCGTGGGCGATTATGTGCGCGTCGGCCAGACGGTGCAGTTCCACATTCGCGACGCTGACACGGCCGATGAGGACCTGCGGGAGCTTCTGGCTCGGGCCCGCGAAGACGCCCCCGCTCCGCCCCGCGGCGCCTTGCTCTTTTCCTGCAATGGTCGTGGCACGCGCATGTTTCCCGAGCCCCACCACGACGCCGGCGCGATCCAGCGCGACCTGGCGGGGCTGCCGCTGGCCGGCTTCTTCGCCCAGGGTGAACTAGGACCCATCGGCGGTCGCAATTTCGTCCACGGCTTTACGGCCAGCGTGGCGCTGTTCGAAGACGCCCGTTGA
- a CDS encoding alpha/beta hydrolase — translation MHAPVDAEDQPVSEVTPEVVYLWPDGAPGAVGNEPLDQPRITVYLPPADKATGAAVVVCPGGGYQHLAVTYEGHDVARWLNTLGVAGMVLEYRLAPRYHHPAPLQDVQRALRTVRAQASEWHLKADRIGVLGFSAGGHLASTAATHFDAGDANSTDAVERQSSRPDFAILCYPVISFTSEAVHSGSRKNLLGENPDAELIKSLSNELQVTAETPPTFLVHSAADKPVPPENSILFFQALRKAGVPGELLIFEQGPHGFGLGKDDPALTQWPKVCAEWMAKRGLLTP, via the coding sequence ATGCATGCTCCCGTCGATGCCGAAGATCAACCTGTCTCCGAAGTCACCCCCGAGGTGGTCTATCTCTGGCCCGACGGCGCCCCCGGCGCGGTCGGCAACGAGCCGCTCGATCAGCCGCGGATCACGGTTTACCTGCCGCCGGCCGACAAGGCGACGGGCGCCGCGGTCGTTGTCTGCCCCGGCGGCGGTTATCAACATTTGGCCGTGACCTACGAAGGACACGACGTCGCCCGCTGGTTGAACACGCTTGGCGTGGCGGGCATGGTGCTCGAGTATCGCCTGGCGCCGCGCTACCACCATCCGGCGCCTTTGCAGGACGTGCAGCGCGCGCTACGCACGGTGCGGGCCCAGGCCAGCGAATGGCACTTGAAGGCCGACCGTATTGGCGTGCTCGGCTTCTCTGCCGGGGGACATCTCGCCTCGACCGCGGCCACGCACTTCGACGCCGGTGATGCGAACTCGACCGACGCCGTCGAGCGGCAATCGTCGCGTCCCGACTTTGCGATTCTTTGCTACCCGGTAATTTCGTTCACGAGCGAGGCGGTCCATTCCGGCTCGCGCAAGAATTTGCTCGGCGAGAATCCCGACGCTGAGCTAATAAAATCCCTCTCGAACGAGTTGCAGGTGACGGCCGAGACACCGCCAACGTTCCTCGTCCACAGCGCGGCCGACAAGCCGGTGCCGCCGGAGAATAGCATCCTGTTCTTTCAAGCCCTGCGCAAGGCGGGCGTGCCGGGCGAGCTCTTGATCTTCGAACAAGGCCCACACGGCTTCGGCCTGGGAAAGGATGACCCGGCCCTGACGCAATGGCCCAAGGTCTGCGCCGAATGGATGGCGAAGCGGGGCCTGCTGACGCCGTAG
- a CDS encoding PaaI family thioesterase: MSDAQSWEADRDRLLDFTRDFPFFNLIGLRVVDMRPGWSQTEITWREDLCQPAGIIHGGMIATLVDTGIAHALLLTDMYRELHAEGHILVSVDLRIKYLRPVSGGTIRCESSIPRLGRHIIHGESIVLNEQGKEVARGDSIYMTVHHERVKSG; the protein is encoded by the coding sequence ATGAGCGACGCTCAATCCTGGGAGGCGGACCGAGACCGCCTGCTCGACTTCACCCGTGACTTTCCCTTCTTCAACCTGATCGGCCTGCGCGTGGTCGACATGCGGCCGGGCTGGTCGCAGACCGAGATCACCTGGCGCGAGGATCTCTGCCAGCCGGCCGGCATCATCCACGGCGGCATGATCGCCACGTTGGTCGATACGGGGATCGCGCACGCCTTGTTGCTGACCGACATGTACCGCGAGCTGCACGCCGAGGGGCACATCCTCGTGTCGGTCGACCTGCGGATCAAATACCTGCGCCCCGTTTCCGGCGGTACGATCCGCTGCGAGTCGAGCATTCCGCGACTCGGCCGGCACATCATTCACGGCGAAAGCATCGTCTTGAACGAGCAAGGCAAAGAGGTCGCGCGGGGCGATTCGATCTACATGACCGTCCACCACGAGCGGGTCAAATCAGGCTAG
- a CDS encoding SulP family inorganic anion transporter — protein sequence MMWNRLRSFFTFFDSRFEDLNRESWKTTVYRDFSAGLIVAMTAIPMAMGFAIAMGLRPEQGIIAGAISCMVGRTFGGSKYQVYGPTAAFIPLIAALMAKYGETGGGSFADGHGMLVLVSIAAGIALMLMGVFGLGKLARYVPNSIIVGFTVGIAVTIALSNIGEAFGMQLPLKGGLFGKLSAMLGQIDQINFWAVGLALFTFFATKHLLKISVFIPAPLLALGAASCFAGFFLVPGQVQLITDRFGAIPTDFFQLTLPRLPELSGGVMLDIAYFVAAIVFVSAVESVLCSSMADRMANNRKTPFDPDKELWGQGLVQVVTPLINGFPCTGALARTATSIKAGAVTPLAGYFKGVLKLTLAFFLASYLGGVPMACIAGILLWVASNMIKPAEIVEVWKSGRLHAGLMLYTAVMVPLTDFLTGVLSALVLYGCIVPFVSRPRDDDRDSDALEWSPRHAPVFPREQQQEVA from the coding sequence ATGATGTGGAACCGATTGCGCAGCTTCTTCACGTTCTTCGATAGTCGCTTTGAAGACCTGAACCGCGAAAGCTGGAAGACGACCGTCTACCGCGATTTCAGTGCCGGCCTGATCGTGGCCATGACGGCGATCCCCATGGCCATGGGCTTTGCGATTGCCATGGGACTGCGACCCGAGCAGGGCATCATCGCCGGCGCCATCTCCTGCATGGTGGGGCGGACATTCGGTGGCTCGAAGTACCAGGTCTACGGCCCCACGGCCGCCTTCATTCCTCTGATCGCCGCCTTGATGGCCAAATACGGCGAAACGGGAGGCGGGTCGTTCGCCGACGGGCACGGCATGCTCGTGCTCGTGTCGATCGCCGCGGGCATTGCCTTGATGCTGATGGGCGTCTTCGGCCTGGGCAAGCTGGCCCGCTACGTGCCGAACTCGATCATCGTCGGATTCACCGTCGGCATCGCGGTCACCATCGCGCTGTCGAATATCGGCGAGGCCTTCGGCATGCAGCTCCCGTTAAAGGGAGGTCTGTTCGGCAAGTTGAGCGCCATGCTCGGCCAGATCGATCAGATCAATTTCTGGGCGGTGGGCCTGGCCCTCTTCACGTTCTTTGCCACGAAACACTTGTTGAAGATCTCGGTCTTCATCCCCGCGCCGCTGCTGGCGCTGGGGGCCGCCTCGTGCTTCGCGGGGTTCTTTCTCGTGCCGGGGCAGGTGCAGTTGATCACCGATCGCTTCGGCGCGATCCCGACCGACTTCTTTCAGTTGACCCTGCCTCGCCTCCCCGAGTTGTCGGGGGGCGTGATGCTGGACATCGCCTATTTCGTGGCGGCGATCGTTTTCGTCTCGGCGGTCGAGAGCGTGCTCTGCTCGTCGATGGCCGACCGCATGGCAAACAATCGCAAGACTCCCTTCGATCCCGACAAGGAATTGTGGGGCCAGGGGCTTGTGCAAGTTGTCACTCCCCTCATCAACGGCTTTCCCTGCACGGGCGCGCTCGCTCGCACGGCCACCAGCATCAAGGCGGGGGCCGTCACGCCGTTGGCCGGCTACTTCAAGGGGGTGCTCAAGCTGACGCTGGCGTTCTTTCTGGCCAGCTACCTGGGCGGTGTGCCGATGGCCTGCATCGCGGGCATCCTGCTGTGGGTGGCGTCGAACATGATCAAACCGGCCGAAATCGTCGAGGTGTGGAAGAGCGGCCGGCTGCACGCCGGCCTCATGCTCTACACCGCGGTGATGGTTCCGCTGACCGATTTCCTCACCGGGGTGCTCTCGGCACTGGTGCTCTATGGCTGCATCGTGCCCTTCGTCTCGCGACCGCGCGACGACGATCGAGACAGCGACGCGCTGGAGTGGTCGCCACGCCATGCCCCCGTCTTTCCACGGGAACAACAACAAGAGGTGGCTTGA